DNA from Aquipuribacter hungaricus:
CGACGACACGGTCCGTGACGTCCACAGGGACCCCGGTCACGGCCAGTCCTCGCGTGGGGTGATGACGGAGGTCGTCGCGGTACATCGTCACGTCGAGGGAGCCGGTGGGCGGGCGGACCCCGTCGACCTGCTCCAGCGCCGCCGCGACGCGCTCGGCCAGCGGCACCCCGCGGGTGGGGATGCCGAGCAGCACGAGGTCGGCCGCCGAGCGGTTCCGCTCGAGCAGCTCGTGGGCGATCCGCTGGACGACGCGGTCGATGTCGTCGGAGCTGACGACGGTCCGCTCGTGCATCGGTCCGTCGTCGGGACCCTGGTCGGCGCCGGCGTCGGTGACGGCTCCTGGGTCGTGGTCGGGGCTCTGCTGCTCGGGCACGGTCGCGTGGACCTCCTTCCCCGCCTCACGGGACGGGACTTAAAGGACGTCGGTCGCCGAGCACCCTAGCGCGCGGCCGACGGGGGCCCACCCGCGTGCCCGGTGGCGGAGACGGACCGTTGGGACTAGCCCGACCTGGTGACGCTCCGTGGCCAGGTGCTTGACCGCGTGAGTAACTCTCCGTGATCCTTACGGGGTGGCAACTGACTATGCACGCGCCCTCGGCTCGCGTCTCCGAGCGATCCGTACCCAGCAGGGTCTGTCCCTGCACGGCGTCGAGGAGAAGTCCCAGGGTCGGTGGAAGGCCGTCGTCGTCGGCTCGTACGAGCGCGGCGACCGTGCCGTCACCGTCCAGCGTCTCGCGGAGCTCGCCGACTTCTACGGCGTCCCCGTGCAGGCCCTCCTCCCGGACGGCGCACCTGCCGGCTCCGGCGAGCCCCCGCCCCGCCTGGTCCTCGACCTGGAGCGGCTCATGAACGTCCCGGCGGAGAAGGCCGGCCCCCTGGCCCGCTACGCCCAGACCATCCAGTCCCAGCGCGGCGACTACAACGGCAAGATCCTGTCGATCCGCGCCGACGACCTGCGCTCGCTGGCCGTCATCTACGACCTCGCGCCCGCCGCGCTGGTCGACCAGCTCATCAGCTGGCAGGTGCTGGACGCCGACGCCCGCCGGGCCGTCCTGGACTGAGGGCAGAGGAGCCCCCAGCCCCCGTGGGGCCGGACCTCAGGCCTGCAGCGTCGCCTTGAGGCTCCGGATCCGCGCGAGCAGCCCGTTGACGAAGGCGGGCGACTCGTCGGTCGACAGCTCCGACGCCAGCGTGACGGCCTCGCTGATGACGACGTCGTCCGGCACGTCCTCGGCGTGGAGCAGCTCCCACGTGGCGATGCGCAGGATGCCCCGGTCCACCGACGGCATCCGGTCCAGCGTCCAGCCGTGGGCGTACGTGGCCAGCGCCTCGTCGATCTGCACCTGGTGGGCGACGACACCCTCGACGAGGGTGACGGCGTACTCCGGGACGGGCGGCTCGCCGTCCTGGATCCGGGTGGCGAGCAGGCCGATCGGCTCCAGCCGGCGCTGCTCGGCCTCGAACAGGACGTCGAGGGCCCGCTTGCGGGCCTTGTGCCGGGCGCTCAGCTGACGCGCCCGAGGTAGTCACCCGAGCGGGTGTCGACCTTGACCTTGGTGCCGGTCTCGAGGAACAGCGGCACCTGGATCTCGCGGCCGGTCTCCAGCGTCGCCGGCTTGGTGCCGCCGGTGGACCGGTCGCCCTGCAGGCCGGGGTCGGTGTGGCTGATGACCAGCTCGACCGAGGCGGGCAGCTCGACGTACAGCACCGTGCCCTCGTGGACGGCGACGACCGCGTCCTGGTTCTCCAGCAGGAAGTCCGCGGCCTCGCCCACGGTGGCGCGGGGGACGTTCAGCTGGTCGTACGTGCTGGAGTCCATGAACACGTAGTCCTCGCCGTCGGCGTACAGGTACTGCATGTCCCGCTTGTCCACCGTGGCGGTCTCGACCTTGAGGCCGGCGTTGAACGTCTTGTCGACGACCTTGCCGGACAGGACGTTCTTGAGCTTGGTGCGGACGAAGGCGGGGCCCTTGCCCGGCTTGACGTGCTGGAACTCCACCACGGTCCAGAGGTTGCCGTCGATGTTCAGCACGAGGCCGTTCTTGAGGTCGTTGGTCGTCGCCATGGTGCGCGATCCTATCGGCCCTGGCGCGGCGGCCTGCGCCGTCGGGCGTCCCTCAGCGGGCGGCGGCGGCGCCGACGACCGCGTGCAGCGCGAGCGCGTACCCGGCGACCCCGAAGCCCGCGACGACCCCGGTCGCCACGGGCGTGACGACGCTGTGGCGGCGGAACTGCTCGCGCGCGCCCGGGTTGCTGATGTGCACCTCGACCAGCACGAGGCCCGCGCCGGTGACGAGCGCGGCGGCGTCGCGCAGCGCGTAGGAGTAGTGGGTGAACGCCGCGGGGTTGACCACGACGTGCAGGCCGCGGTCGACCGCCTCGTGCAGCCACGCGACCAGGTCGGACTCGTCGTCGCTCTGGCGGACCTCCGCCCGGACGCCGAGCTCGTCGGCCGCGCGGGCGACGAGCGCGACCAGCCCGTCGTGGTCGGTGCGGCCGTAGACGTCCGGCTCGCGGCTGCCGAGCCGGGACAGGTTGGGCCCGTTGAGCACGAGCACCTCCGGGCGGGGAGCCGGGGCGGCGTCGCTCACGAGTCGCTGACCTCGACGTAGGCCGCCTGCAGCAGCGCCGGGTCGGGGCCCTCGAGCCGGGTGGGCCGGCCGGAGCCGTCGAGCACGACGAAGCGCAGCAGGTCGCCGCGGGTCTTCTTGTCCTTGCGCATGCCGTCGTAGAGGGCGGACCAGCGGTCGCCGCGGTAGGCGATGGGCAGGCCGAGCCCGGCGAGGATGCTGCGGTGGCGGTCGACGACCTTCTCCGGCAGGTGGCCGGCGAGCCGGCCCAGCTCGGCGGCGTAGACCATCCCCACGCTGACGGCCGCACCGTGGCGCCAGGTGAACCGCTCGACCAGCTCGATGGCGTGGCCGAAGGTGTGCCCGTAGTTGAGCACCTCGCGCAGGCCGGTCTCGGTGAGGTCCTCCCCCACCACGGCCGCCTTGACGCTCACCGAGCGCTCGACGAGCTCGGCCAGCACGGGGCTGTCCCAGCGGACGGCCTCGTCGGGCTGCTGCTCGACGAGGCTGAGGATGCCGGGGTCGGCGATGAACCCGCACTTGACGACCTCGGCCATGCCGGCGCGCAGGTCGAACTGGGGCAGGGTCTCCAGGGCGGACAGGTCGGCGAGCACGCCCGCGGGCGGGTGGAACGCGCCGACGAGGTTCTTGCCCTCGGTGGTGTTGATGCCGGTCTTGCCGCCGACGGCCGCGTCGACCATGCCGAGCAGCGTGGTGGGGACGTGGACGACCTTGACACCGCGCAGCCACGTCGCGGCGACGAAGCCGGCGAGGTCTGTGACGGCACCGCCGCCGACCCCGACCACGGCGTCGGAGCGGGTGAACCCGGCCTGGCCGAGCACCTGCCAGCAGAAGGAGGCGACCTGGGCGACCTTGGCCTCCTCGCCGTCGGGCACCTCGGCGGTGACGGCCTCGTACCCGGACGCGGCGAGGTCCTCGCGGACGGCGTCGCCCGTGGCCCGCAGCGCGCGCGGGTGCACGACGAGCACGCGACGCACGCCGCCGCCGAGCAGCGCCGGCAGCCGGTCGAGCAGGCGGTGGCCGATGACGACGTCGTAGGGCTGCTCGCCCTCGACCCGGACGACGGTCGGCTCGCTCACGGGGCAGGGACCTCCAGGTCTCCGGTCAGGTCGGGGAACGCGGCCAGGACCTGGTCGACGACCTGGTCGGGGTCGAGGTCGCTGGTGTGCACGACCGCGGTGGCGAGCTCGGTGTAGACGGGACGGCGGACGTCCATGAGCCGGGTCCACGTCGCGCGCGGGGCGTCGAGCAGGAGCGGCCGGGGCGCGTCCATGCCGACCCGGCGGGCGGCCGCGGCGAGGCCGACGTCGAGGAACACCACGCGGTGCCCGCGCAGCCGCTCGCGCGTCTCGGGGTCGACCGGGGCGCCGCCGCCGAGGGCGAGCACGCCCCTGTGCTCGGCGAGAGCCGCGGCGACCGCGTCGCGCTCGAGGTCGCGGAAGGCCGGCTCCCCCGAGTACAGGAAGATGTCGGGGATCGGCGTGCCCGTGCCCGCCTCGACGTCGGCGTCGGTGTCGCGCACGTCGGCACCGAGCCGCGTCGCCAGCGCGGTGGCGACGGTGGTCTTGCCGGCCCCGGGCGGCCCGACGAGGACCACGAGCGGGGCGTCGACGCCGGGGCGGCGGCCCGCCGCGCCGGAGGGTGCCGGCACGCCGGCGCCCGCGGGGTCGGTCACCGCAGCACCAGGCCGTCGAGATAGCCCCGGACGTTGCGCGCGGTCTCCCCGACGCTGTCGCCGCCGAACTTCTCGAGCAGCGCCTGGGCGAGCACGAGGGCCACCTCGGCCTCGGCGACGACGCCCGAGGCGGGGACCGCGCACACGTCGGAGCGCTGGTTGATGGCCACCGCCGGCTCGCCGGTGGCGGTATCGATGGTGGCCAGCGCCCGCGGGACGGTGCTGATCGGCTTCATGGCGGCGCGCACGCGGAGCACGTCGCCGGTGCTCATGCCGCCCTCGGTGCCGCCGGCGCGCCCGGTGCGGCGGCGCAGGCGGCCGTCCTCGCCGGTCTCGATCTCGTCGTGGGCGGCGGAGCCGCGGCGACGGGCGGTGGTGAAGCCGTCGCCGATCTCCACGCCCTTCATGGCCTGGATGCCCATGACGGCGCCGGCGAGCCGGCCGTCGAGGCGGCGGTCGCCGTGGACGTGGCTGCCCAGGCCCGGCGGCAGGCCGTAGGCGAGCACCTCGACGACGCCGCCGAGGGTGTCGCCGTCCTTGCGGGCGGCGTCGATCTCCTCCACCATCGCCCGGCTGGTGGCCCCGTCGTGACAGCGGACCGGGTCGGCGTCGAGCGCGGCCACGTCGTCGGGCAGCGGCAGCGTCGTGCCCTCGGGGACGGCGACCGTGCCGACGGCGACGGTGTGGCTGACCAGCCGGACGCCGGCGGCCTGCTCGAGCAGCGCGGCCGCGACCGTGCCCAGCGCGACCCGGGCGGCGGTCTCGCGGGCGCTGGCGCGCTCGAGGACGGGGCGGGCGTCGTCGAAGCCGTACTTCTGCATGCCGACCAGGTCGGCGTGGCCGGGCCGGGGGCGGGTGAGGGGGGCGTTGCGGGCCTGGCCGGCGAGGACGTCGGCGTCGACCGGGTCCGGTGCCATGACGGTCTGCCACTTGGGCCACTCGGTGTTGGCCACCTGGACCGCGAGCGGGCCGCCCATGGTCACGCCGTGCCGCAGGCCCCCGAGGAAGCTCACCTGGTCCTGCTCGAACTTCATCCGGGCCCCGCGGCCGTAGCCGAGCCGGCGGCGGGCGAGCACGGCGGCGACGTCGTCGGAGGTGACCCGGACACCGGCCGGCACACCCTCGACGACACCCACCAGGGCTGGGCCGTGGCTCTCCCCGGCGGTGATCCATCGCATGGGCGTCATCGTCCCACGCACCCGTGGCACGACCGCGCGGCGGCCGTCGCTCGGACGGCCGCCGCTCGGGTGGTGGTGCAGGCGGTGCGGCCGGTCAGACCACCGTGAACATGAGGACGCCGCCGACGGAGACGCGGTAGGTCGACGAGCCGACCTGGACCATGACGGTGCTGGGCTGGACGGAGTCGTCGACCGAGCGGTAGGTGAGCACCACCGGCTCGCCCGTCGTGGTGGTGCCCAGGACGACGGAGTCGCCGACGGCGTCCAGGCCGCCGTCCGGGGCGGGCTCCAGGTCGAGCGTGACCGCCGCGCCGTTGACCGACAGCTGGAGCGGGTCGCCGGGCAGGACGGGGTCGACGGAGACGAACTCCACCGTGCGCAGCTTCGCCAGCTCGGCGCGGGTCCGGTCGACGACGTCGCGCAGCCCGGCGTTCTCGGCCAGGAGCGCGTCCTGCTCGGCGGTGAGGGTGGCGACCTGCTGGCTGAGCGCCGAGTCGCCGGCGCCGGCGAGGACCAGCTGCTGGGTGAGGGTGGCGATCTGGGCCTGCAGCTCGCGGACCCGCTGCTCCGCAGCGGCGGCCTGGGGACCTGCAGGGCCCGTGGTCGTCGACCCGCCCCCCGTCGCGGCCCCTGCAGCCGTGCCGCCGGGAGGACCCGTAGGAGCGTCCGTCGCCGGGGCGTCACCGCCGGCCGCGTCGGCGCCCACGTCGTCGACGAGCGGGACGAAGACGTTGCGACCCAGGACGGCGGCGGTGGGCAGCGGCGCGCTCACGGTCGACGCGGGGCTGGGCTCGACAGAGGGGACCGGCTGGACGGCTGCGGGGGGTACCGCCGCCAGCTCGACGTCGCTCCCGCCGCCTAGCACCAGAGCGGCGGCGCCACCGAGGACGCCGAGGGCGGCGACCCCGGCGGCCACCGCGATGACGACGGTACGACGGCCGGTCGCTGTGGGCTCCTCCGTCGCTGCTGCCGGGAGGGCCGGCGCGGCGACGGGTGTGCCGAACGAGTTGGCGGGCATGGCTGTCTCCTGGCTCAGGGGGTCTCGACGGGCGGGGCGGCGGGCGGGGCGACGCTCTCCGCGTCGACGAAGACGAAGACGCGAGCAGTGACTGTGGTGGCGACGGTGCCCTCGGGCACCTCCTCCACACCGTCCGCGGCCTCCACTGCCGGGACGACAGTCATCCCGACGGCCTCGACCAGGAGAGCCCGCTCGATGTCCGCCTGCAGCTGCTTGAGGAACAGCACGCTGGCGCCGAACTGGGCGGTCGTCGTGATGGTGACCGGGACCGCGGCCAGCACGCTCCCGGGGGGGGCGCCGGGGACGGCGGTCACGCCGCCCACGGGAGCAGCGGCGTCCGCCGGTGCGGACGGTGCCGCGCTCGGCTCTGCGGCTGGGGCGCCGTCCTCGGGCGGTGGAGCGACGGCCACGGCTGCGGCTGGGTCGACGACGGCCGTGGCCACACCGGTGACGATGCTGTCGACGGTGACGCCGGAGTCCGCCCCGGCGGAGGAGACCTCCCGGACGAGCTGGGCCAGTGCCGGCTGGTCCGGCAGCGCCTGACGGATGGCGGCGAGCTCTGCCTCGCGCTGCGGGCGCTCGGCGAAGTCCAGCTCGAGCTGAGCGATGCGTGCCTCGAGCTCGGTGTTCGCGCCCTGGGCTGCCACGGTCTGCATGCGCAGGTCCGCGGCCTCGGCGCGCTGGGGCTCCACGAGCAGGAACCAGGAGCCCGCCGTCAGCGCGACGCAGAGCCCCGCCGTGCCCAGTGACCAGCCGGCCGTCTTCGTCAGCGCCATCTCACTGCTCTCCCCTGCTGTAGCGGTCCGAGTAGGCCGACGGTGCGACCTTGGTCGAGGTGGTGAAGTCGACCCACGGGTCCTCGCCGGACTGGTCGTCGTACGTGGCGTCCGAGACGAGGACGTGGTCGAGGTCGCTCACGCCGTCGAAGGCGTCCATCCAGGTGGCGACGTCGGTGTAGGTGAGGGCCCGGCCGGTCGTGACGACCTCCGCGACCGCGTCCTGCGGCGCCAGCGGGTCGCCGCTGAGGGCACCGGGCACCACGGCCGTGGCGCTCACCGAGCTGAACCAGACGCCCGACGGTGCGGCCTGCCCGATCTGCGACAGGTACGAGTACCACTCGACGTCGGTGGCCATCGCCGTCTCCAGCGCGGTCTCGGCACGCTCGATGCGTGCGAGCAGCAGCGGGATCTCGGCGTACTGCGCGGCTTCCGCCTGCAGGGCGACGGTCTGCGCCTGCTCCACCGCCAGCTCGTCCTGCGCACGTCCGGCGTCGGCGGCGCTGGCGGTGTACCCGCCGCCGATGCCGGCCACGGTCAGGACCAGCGCGAGACCCATCCAGCCCTTGGCGCGGGCGAACCGGCGGCGCTCGTGGATCTCCGGCGGCATGAGGTCGACGCGGGCGACCGGGTGCTCGGACGTCAGCGGGACGACCGTCTCGAGCGTTGCGGCGAGGGTCTGGGTGCTCATCGGGCACCTCCCATGGCGAGGCCGACCGGGACGGCGGCGAGCGGGCGGACGAGGGCGAGCTGGGCGTCGTCGAGCCCGGTGCGGCCGATGCGCATGCCCGACGTCGGGTCGCCCTGGACGACGGGGATGCGGACCCCCTGCGCCAGGCGCTCCCCGAAGCCCTGCAGGGACGAGGCGCCGCCGGACAGGACCACCCGCTCGGGGTGGTTCCCGGAGAAGGTGGAGCGGAAGTAGTCGAGCGAGCCGCGGATCTCGTCGACGAGCGCCTGGGCGGCGGTGTCGATGGTGCGGGCGGCGTTCGGCGGGATCCCCACGATGCCGTGCATCCCGGCGGCCTGCTTGATGCCCTCGGCGTCCTGCAGCGACGTGCCGAGGCGCTCGGCCAGGGCGTCGGTGAGGTCCTGGCCGCCCATGAGGAGGATGCGGACGAAGTGGGGGACGCCCGCGGTGTGGACGACGATGTTCGTCACCCGCGCGCCGATGTCGACGAGCACCTCGGTGGTCGCGGCGTCCACGCCGGTGCTGCCGAGCGAGCGCAGCACGGCGAAGCTTGTGAGGTCGACCGAGACGGGCCGGAGGCCGGCCTTCTCGACGCAGCGGATGTTGCCGAGCACGCTCTCCCGCACGGCGGCGACGAGCAGGCCGCGCAGGGTGCGCCCGCGGGGGCCGTGGACCTCCTCCAGCGGGTGGAAGTCGAGCACGGCCTCGCTCACGGGCATGGGCAGCTGGTCGGCGACCTGGAGGGCGAGGCTCTGGCGCAGCTCGGCGGGGGGCAGCCAGGCGACCTCGACGGTGCGGACCACGACGCGCTGGTTCGCGATGCCGAGGACGACGTCCTTGGAGGAGAACTTCGTCGCGGCCCAGAGCTCGCGGACGGCGGCGGCGACCGCGGGGGCGTCGACGACCTCGCCGTCGCGCACGGAGCCGGCGGGGACCGCGACCTGGCCGAACTTCTCCAGGGTCACGCCCTGGCGGCCGAACGACAGCTCGGCCGCACGGACACCGGAGGTGCCGATGTCGAGGCCGATGGCGGTGCGTGCTGCCACGGCACGTCTCCTTAGTCCTGGGCGGGGCGCCGGGTGCGGCGCCGGGTGGGCGGTGACCCGCTCCCGTGCACCGCATCGGAGCCCGGCCCCGGCCGCTTGAGACGCGACCGTGCGGGGACCGGTCGGGTGGCGCGAGGCTCACCCGTGCGGCTCAGCGCAGACCGCTCGCCCGCAGGTAGGCGTCGACCACGGGGGCGGCGAAGCCGACGGCCAGCCATGCCCCCACGACCATGTACGGCCCGAAGGGGATCTTCGTCTTCCCCGTGCCGCGGCCCAGGGCGACGATCGCGAGGCCGACGACGCCGCCGAGCAGGAACCCGAGGAACAGGCCGAGCACGAGCGCACCCCAGCCGTACCAGCCCAGGACCATGCCCAGCACGCCCGCGAGCTTGACGTCCCCGAAGCCCATCCCGGCCGGGTACACGAGGACGAGCAGCAGGAAGCAGCCGAAGCCGGCACCGGCCCCGAGCGCGGCACGCAGCAGCGCGGGCCAGTCCCCCGACCCTGCCGAGGCGACGGCGAGCAGCACGAAGAGCACGGGATAGCTGGGCAGGACGATGGCGTCGGGCAGCCGGTGCACGTCGACGTCGATGAGCGTGAGCGCGATGCTCACCGCCGCCAGGTACAGCAACGCCGGGACCACCCAGGGCGTCGGACCCTCGAGCAGGACGGCCGCCACGACGCCGGCGAAGGCGAGACCGGTGGCGGTCTCCACGAGCGGGTACCTGCCGCTGATCGGCTCGCCGCAGTCCCGGCAGCGCCCCCGCAGCAGCAGCCACGACAGCACCGGCACGTTGTCGCGCGGCCGGACGGGGGCGCCGCAGCCCGGGCAGGCGCTGGGCGGCCGCACCACCGACAGTCCCCGGGGCACCCGGTGGACGACAACGTTGAGGAACGAGCCGACGAGGAGGCCGAACAACCCGGCGGCCACCACGGCGAACGTGGTCAGCGTCGGGTCGTCCGTCCAGCCGACGCTCAGGGTCCCCACGGCGAGCATCCCAGCACGCCGGCCGGCGTCGGGGGGGTCGGCGCGCCCGCGGCGGCCGGGGCGCGCCGGCTCACGGACCGACTACCTCGCGTGTGTCGCGGACGGTGGAGGCGCCGTCGAGCGGCGGGGCGTTCCACTTCTGGCGGCCGCTGCCATCGCACGTCGCGGAGACGATGCTCGACCAGGCCGTGTAGACCGCGGCGTTGGGCGGCCCCACGGCCATGCAGCGACCGAAGCGATCGACGACCGTGTAGGAGTCGGCGTAGTTGCCCTCGATCTTGCGGTTGACCTGCCATATCTCGTTCGCGGGGATGCTCCCCGTGGAGCAGACCCTCAGCGTCACGTAGCCGAAGTTGGTCGACGGCGCCCTGACGCAGTAGCGGGGGCCCGTCGCCGCGTTGAAGGTCTGGCCGGTGCTGCCCTGGCGCGTGTACAGCTGCTTGGTCGTGCCGTTCCAGACCAGCGTCTGGTTCCAGCCGACGGCGGAGGTCGGGTCCTGCTTGCAGGGGTAGGCGATCATGGAGACCACAGCGACGTCCCAGTTGGACACGTCGAAGCACCGGCCGAACTCGTCGTAGTTGACCCACTGCAGCTGCGTGTCTGCCGCCGTCCCGGTCACGTTCCCGACGGACCCGGATCCGACCGAGGCGTCGGGGCGCCACTTGGTCTGACGGACGGAGCCGTTGCAGGCGGCGGTGCTGGCGTCGAGGTTGGACCCCGACGTGTTGTCCTGGCTGATGACCGGGCAGAAGGACGTGTACGCGGTGCCGTTGAGCCTCGCCCGGAAGCGGCCGTTGTCGTCGTAGCCCCACTTCTGCTCGAAGCCTGCTCCGCAGACCTGCAGCTGCATCTGACGAGGGTCCGTCAGGCCCACGGCCGCTGCGCAGAGCTTGGACCCCGCCCATGCAGGGTCGAGGGTCCTCGACAGGGCGATGGTGAAGTCGCTGCGCCACGTCCACCGCTGGTTGGCGTCCGACGGCGTGCAGGCCGCCGCCGTCAGCCGTGTGCCGACCGTGGGTACGGCCGAACCGGCCTTCCAGCACAGGTCCAACGAGGCGGTGTTGCCGTCGAAGTAGTTGTGGATCAGGCCGCCGGCCACGTTGGTGTTGGTCAGCTGGAAGTCGTAGACGGTCTCCACCGTCCGGTCCCCGGCGTCGACGTCCCTCCGCGGTACGGCTGCGCCGGCGCCCTCGGACTGGAGCAGCGCGTACCGAGGGGTGATGGCCGGGCCGCCCGCGGTCGTGCACGTCATGGCGTTCGCGGTACGCCACGCCTCGTCCTTGCCCGCAGGGTCCGTGGCGTAGTACCGGATGGTCACCCGGTAGGTGAGGGCACCTGGCGTAGTCCCCAGGTCACCGGTCAGCACGCCCCTCTTGGTGTTCTTGATGCACGGCAGGCCTTGTCTGTTGCCGACGACCTTGGTCGAGTCGAGCGGGTCGGTCGCCGAGGCGGCGCGCACCTGGCCGAGCGCGACGTCGAGCCCGGCTTCCGCCGCGTGCACCGTCCGGACGTTCTTTTGGGCGAACTGCGCCGGCCCGACCTGGGACACGATCGAACCGAGGAGGAGCAAGCTGATGGACGTCGCGATGAACATCGTCACGAGGACGAACATCATGGCGGCGCCCTCGTCGCCCTGGCTGGCCTCGGTGGTGGGGCATCGGGGTGTCACGTTCGTCCCACTCCTTGGCTCGTGCAGACCTGGGTGTCGCTGATCCCGTCGGCGTTGGCGTCGACGTTGGTCAGGGTGTTCGCGTCGGTGTTCCTGGCGACGAACGTGGTGTCGAGCTGCTGGACAGGCGTGCGGGGGCGCACCACATCGACCGCCACCACGAGGCGCTGCCGTTCGTAGGTGCTGCCCGCTGCCTGGAACGTCCAGGGGGAGGCTCCACCCCGGGCCTGCACGCCCGTCGAGACCCGCGCCCAGGCGGTGACCCCCGGAGGGCCGCTCTCGTTCCAGCGGCGCCTGTCCACGGTCCCCGTCGAGGGCACGTACCGGTACTGGGTGCAGTAGGGGGCCGTCCCCGCCTTGGTGGTGCGGGTGGCGAACTCCAGGTACCAGCTGCCCCCGACCTGGACCGGCCGGTTGACCGCGGTCGCGTACGGGATCTCCCGGTCCAACCGGTTGTAGAGGCGGGACAGCTCGGTGCTGGCCTCCCCGGTGCTCGTGACCCGTGCCGTGGTCCGCGACATCGAGGCGATGCCCGACGTGAAGATGGCCAGCAGGACCGCGAAGATGACCATCGACACGAGGAGCTCGACCATCGTGAACCCGTGATCGTCCAGGCCGTCACCCGGACGGGTCGGACGAGCGCCGGGCCTCAGCATGTCGTCCCCGGGGCCAGCGAGACGACACCCTCGGCGGACCGGCCCGAAGAGTCGGTGACCCGGTACCGGAAGCTGCTGGCGGGCGGGTTGTTCTGGGTGGTGTTCAGACGTGCGACCACCGGGTTCGCGGTCGACGAGATCGTGACGCTGCTGTAGCCCGCACCCGGCCCGGACACCACAGCCCAGCTGGTGATGCTGCTGCCGCTCACCAGCCTGGACAGGTCCACCGATACCGCGACACCGTTCCCCTTGGGGAAGCACGCCGTGGTGGATCCTGCAGCGGGCGGCGCGTAGAGGCTGAGCGTCAGCGTCGCCGTGGACGTCAGCCCGCTCGGGGTGGTCACCTGGTACACCAGCGAGGTGGTCGACGCACCGGCGCCGACCGGTGCGACGTAGCGGACCTTCCCTCCCACAGCGGTCGCGCTTCCCTGCGACGGCCCGGTGACGATCGATACCTCAGCGTTCGTGAACTCCTGGGGGTCGTTGAACCGCACGTCGAGGTCGGACGTGGTCCCGCGTGTCACGGTGTAGCTGTCGTCCACCGCCTTCGGCGCCGCAGGGATGGTTATCGTGACCTGGGCGGACGAGCGCAGCGTGCCGCGCTGGACCGTGTAGCCCAGGACGTCGCTCGTGGCGCTGGTGCCGGGACGAGCCGTGTAGCGGACCTTGCCGCCGACCACTGTCGCCGTGCCCTGACCAGGAGCGGTGGTGATGGTGACGTCGCCGGCGGAGAACTCCGGGTCGTCGTTCAGGCGGACGTCGATGTCGACGGCGCCGAGCCGCGAGGCTGTCGCCGTGTCCGCGCGGGCGACCGGCGCGGGCGTCGTCGCAGTGACCGTCGCCTGCGCCGACTGGCCGGAGCGGTCTGTGATCCGATAGACGAAGGTCTCCGTCCCGGCGTGGCCGGCCGGGGCGGTGTACGTGAGGACGCCGTTGGCCGCCGTCACCGACGCACCGCTGGCCGGCGGGCTCACCACCGTGACGGCGTCCGCGCCGTGCCAGGCAGGGTTGACAGGCGACAGCACCGTGACGCTCGCACCCGAGCCGCGCACGCCGGTGATGGTCTTGGCGGCCGCCGTCGGCACCGGCGGGCGGGCGACGGTGAGGCTCACCTCGACCTCGTCGGAAAGGATCCCCTTGGTGTCGACGAGCTTGTAGACGAAGCCGTCGGGACCGTAGAAGTCCGGGGCCGGCGTGTAGCTCATGGTGCCGGAGGACTGGGTGCCGGAGAGGGTTCCGTGCTGCGGCTGCTGGACCACGCTGACCGGCTGGGCGGCGAAGCCGTTCTCGCCGGGCAGGTCGTTCCCCAGTACGGAGAAGCTCGCGCTGGTCGTGTTGAACGGCACGGCCACCGGCCCGTCCGGGAACCCCTTGGGGCCCTTGCCGTCGTTCGTCGTGTTGAAGATGAGGTTGCCGTCGGCGTTGACGAGCGTGGTGAGGAGGAACTGGCAGTCGGCGGCCCCGCCGCAGGTGGTAGCGCCGCCCTTATCCCAGACGACCCTC
Protein-coding regions in this window:
- a CDS encoding Ig-like domain-containing protein, which gives rise to MRPSTRHAGHDAGFTLIETVVAVVLMGIVLTGVAGLLVRSQATSTQIARTTVATQLADQQMELVRSVKPSETTPGTSKLLAGRSQAMVQAQWASRPPELATTTPAWDPAPVGTPAVPLEVSQRVDGQRYVLQTYIGTCTQAQNPATGAHVGPCSNTVPAGVETYRIFVRVVWDKGGATTCGGAADCQFLLTTLVNADGNLIFNTTNDGKGPKGFPDGPVAVPFNTTSASFSVLGNDLPGENGFAAQPVSVVQQPQHGTLSGTQSSGTMSYTPAPDFYGPDGFVYKLVDTKGILSDEVEVSLTVARPPVPTAAAKTITGVRGSGASVTVLSPVNPAWHGADAVTVVSPPASGASVTAANGVLTYTAPAGHAGTETFVYRITDRSGQSAQATVTATTPAPVARADTATASRLGAVDIDVRLNDDPEFSAGDVTITTAPGQGTATVVGGKVRYTARPGTSATSDVLGYTVQRGTLRSSAQVTITIPAAPKAVDDSYTVTRGTTSDLDVRFNDPQEFTNAEVSIVTGPSQGSATAVGGKVRYVAPVGAGASTTSLVYQVTTPSGLTSTATLTLSLYAPPAAGSTTACFPKGNGVAVSVDLSRLVSGSSITSWAVVSGPGAGYSSVTISSTANPVVARLNTTQNNPPASSFRYRVTDSSGRSAEGVVSLAPGTTC
- a CDS encoding prepilin peptidase: MLAVGTLSVGWTDDPTLTTFAVVAAGLFGLLVGSFLNVVVHRVPRGLSVVRPPSACPGCGAPVRPRDNVPVLSWLLLRGRCRDCGEPISGRYPLVETATGLAFAGVVAAVLLEGPTPWVVPALLYLAAVSIALTLIDVDVHRLPDAIVLPSYPVLFVLLAVASAGSGDWPALLRAALGAGAGFGCFLLLVLVYPAGMGFGDVKLAGVLGMVLGWYGWGALVLGLFLGFLLGGVVGLAIVALGRGTGKTKIPFGPYMVVGAWLAVGFAAPVVDAYLRASGLR
- a CDS encoding RICIN domain-containing protein translates to MTPRCPTTEASQGDEGAAMMFVLVTMFIATSISLLLLGSIVSQVGPAQFAQKNVRTVHAAEAGLDVALGQVRAASATDPLDSTKVVGNRQGLPCIKNTKRGVLTGDLGTTPGALTYRVTIRYYATDPAGKDEAWRTANAMTCTTAGGPAITPRYALLQSEGAGAAVPRRDVDAGDRTVETVYDFQLTNTNVAGGLIHNYFDGNTASLDLCWKAGSAVPTVGTRLTAAACTPSDANQRWTWRSDFTIALSRTLDPAWAGSKLCAAAVGLTDPRQMQLQVCGAGFEQKWGYDDNGRFRARLNGTAYTSFCPVISQDNTSGSNLDASTAACNGSVRQTKWRPDASVGSGSVGNVTGTAADTQLQWVNYDEFGRCFDVSNWDVAVVSMIAYPCKQDPTSAVGWNQTLVWNGTTKQLYTRQGSTGQTFNAATGPRYCVRAPSTNFGYVTLRVCSTGSIPANEIWQVNRKIEGNYADSYTVVDRFGRCMAVGPPNAAVYTAWSSIVSATCDGSGRQKWNAPPLDGASTVRDTREVVGP
- a CDS encoding PulJ/GspJ family protein is translated as MLRPGARPTRPGDGLDDHGFTMVELLVSMVIFAVLLAIFTSGIASMSRTTARVTSTGEASTELSRLYNRLDREIPYATAVNRPVQVGGSWYLEFATRTTKAGTAPYCTQYRYVPSTGTVDRRRWNESGPPGVTAWARVSTGVQARGGASPWTFQAAGSTYERQRLVVAVDVVRPRTPVQQLDTTFVARNTDANTLTNVDANADGISDTQVCTSQGVGRT
- the pilM gene encoding type IV pilus assembly protein PilM, whose amino-acid sequence is MAARTAIGLDIGTSGVRAAELSFGRQGVTLEKFGQVAVPAGSVRDGEVVDAPAVAAAVRELWAATKFSSKDVVLGIANQRVVVRTVEVAWLPPAELRQSLALQVADQLPMPVSEAVLDFHPLEEVHGPRGRTLRGLLVAAVRESVLGNIRCVEKAGLRPVSVDLTSFAVLRSLGSTGVDAATTEVLVDIGARVTNIVVHTAGVPHFVRILLMGGQDLTDALAERLGTSLQDAEGIKQAAGMHGIVGIPPNAARTIDTAAQALVDEIRGSLDYFRSTFSGNHPERVVLSGGASSLQGFGERLAQGVRIPVVQGDPTSGMRIGRTGLDDAQLALVRPLAAVPVGLAMGGAR